Proteins encoded in a region of the Sebastes fasciatus isolate fSebFas1 chromosome 9, fSebFas1.pri, whole genome shotgun sequence genome:
- the LOC141774175 gene encoding interferon-induced, double-stranded RNA-activated protein kinase-like isoform X3 yields the protein MAASRLNDYAHRERLDLKYEDVGFVGPDHLRTFTIRVVLNGKVYQAATGKTKKEAKEEAAKLVYQEICSSKTTETAAAQQQEEQNQNVSDICDETRRLSVNFKESFPETNFIGLVNHYCQKTNRCHTFVEERRCGPSHNPQFFYKLIIDKKDYPVGEGKSIKEAKQNAARLAWSDLQEQTDWDSKVSVRSTVSEGGGPPPSTTLESRESSSQSMLTDTSGSTIFTDPSNPSKAQHAAKDQNMGNIQNETSVRSRFTSEFDSIKRLGSGGFGRVYKARYKLLNKHYAVKIVYCAEKALREVGTLSDLLHCNIVRYYTFWMEDSEYKSNESTDGSTGSYGSSQSKDNSSAKYLYIQMELCDTKTLKVWIDEKNAQSLQDSKRREESLSIARQIVSGVEYIHSKKHIHRDLKPENILFGLDGEVKIGDFGLVTRDDDDDALVERTENRGTPSYMAPEQREKTYDRKVDIFALGLIYLELLWKVSSGHERAEIFRNARRQMLPKDFLQTFPQENQIIKLMLREKSEERPGASKLKAELEKWAQTFNAQNEHHRNATI from the exons ATGGCTGCATCTAGACTGAACGACTATGCTCACAGAGAGAGGTTGGATCTGAAGTATGAGGACGTTGGATTTGTTGGCCCTGATCACCTGAGAAC ATTTACCATCAGAGTGGTCCTGAATGGTAAGGTGTATCAAGCTGCAACTGGGAAAACAAAGAAGGAAGCTAAGGAGGAGGCAGCCAAGCTTGTATATCAAGAGATATGTAGCAGTAAAACTACAGAG ACTGCCGCTGCTCAACAACAGGAGGAACAAAATCAAAATGTGTCTGATATCTG TGATGAGACAAGACGCCTCAGTGTCAACTTTAAGGAGAGCTTTCCAGAGACAAACTTCATCGGACTTGTTAACCACTACTGTCAGAAAACAAACCGCTGCCATACATTCGTTGAAGAGAGGAGATGCGGTCCATCTCATAACCCTCa attTTTCTACAAATTAATAATCGACAAGAAGGACTACCCTGTGGGTGAGGGTAAGAGTATCAAGGAAGCCAAACAAAATGCAGCTCGGCTGGCCTGGTCTGATCTCCAAGAACAGACAGACTGGGACAGCAAG GTGTCCGTCAGATCAACAGTGTCCGAGGGTGGTGGACCACCGCCATCAACTACCCT GGAGTCCCGTGAATCATCATCACAGAGCATGCTAACGGACACAAGTGGCTCAACAATATTCACCGATCCATCAAACCCTTCCAAAGCTCAG CATGCTGCCAAAGACCAGAACATGGGAAACATTCAGAATGAGACATCCGTCCGGTCAag GTTTACTTCAGAATTTGATTCCATAAAGAGGCTTGGCAGTGGAGGCTTTGGTCGTGTTTACAAGGCAAGATATAAACTGCTGAACAAGCATTATGCTGTAAAGATTGTCTACTGTGCAGA GAAAGCTCTTCGAGAGGTGGGGACACTATCAGACCTCCTCCACTGTAACATCGTCAGATACTACACATTCTGGATGGAAGATTCAGAATACAAAAGTAATGAATCAACTGACGGTTCAACTGGCAGTTACGGCTCTTCCCA ATCTAAAGATAATTCATCAGCAAAGTACCTCTATATTCAGATGGAGTTATGCGACACCAAAACACTGAAAGTGTGGATTGATGAGAAGAACGCTCAGTCTCTGCAAGACTctaagagaagagaagaaagtcTAAGCATTGCTCGACAAATTGTTAGTGGAGTTGAGTATATTCACTCCAAGAAGCACATCCACAGGGACCTTAAG CCTGAAAACATCCTGTTTGGACTGGATGGAGAAGTGAAGATTGGGGACTTTGGTCTGGTCACcagagatgatgatgacgatgctTTGGTGGAGAGAACCGAGAACAGAGGAACCCCATCTTACATGGCTCCTGAACAA AGGGAGAAGACCTATGACCGGAAAGTGGACATATTTGCTCTGGGGTTGATCTACTTGGAACTCCTTTGGAAAGTCTCTAGTGGCCACGAGAGAGCAGAG ATTTTCAGGAATGCCAGACGTCAGATGCTCCCCAAAGACTTTTTACAGACTTTTCCCCAGGAG aaCCAAATCATTAAGTTAATGCTGCGTGAGAAGTCAGAGGAGCGACCTGGAGCAAGTAAACTGAAGGCAGAGCTGGAGAAGTGGGCTCAGACATTCAACGCACAAAATGAGCATCACAGAAATGCAACTATCTGA
- the LOC141774176 gene encoding interferon-induced, double-stranded RNA-activated protein kinase-like has translation METGNDVARLNEYVQKTGSRLHYEDLGSVGPDHVKTFTQRVVLNGKDYPNGVGKTKKEAKQNAAKKALRDLFGSKQKDSVDTTGNTAEAPTAPVHQTSITQSNYTCWLNEYGHKNRLIIRAVESTQPGPYAIPCCSFVVGEKEYPAATGQTRKEAKEEAAKLVYQEISGSKTTETAAAQQQEELNQNVSDICNETRRLSLNFKDNSFTETNYIGIVNHYCQKKNLSHKFFEERRCGPSHNPQFFYKLIIDNKDYPVGEGKSAKEAKQNAARLAWSALEEQTDWDSKVSVRSTASEGGGPSPSTTLASRQSSSQSMPTDTSDSIIFTDPSNPSKAQMPLRSTVAEEDAPTSWSTSLESLASSQSMSTGTSGSGIFTDSSNSSKEQHAAKDQNTGNIQNETSVRSRFTSDFDSMECLGSGGFGCVYKARDKLLNKHFAVKIVDSEEKALREVGTLSDLSHCNIVRYYTFWMEDSEYKCSTDRSARRCRPPQSTDNSSAKYLYIQMELCDTKTLKAWINEKNAQSLQDSKRREESLSIARQIVSGVEYIHSKKHIHRDLKPDNILFGLDGEVKIGDFGLVTRDDDDDALVERTENRGTESYMAPEQREKTYDRKVDIFALGLIYLELLWKVSSGHERAEILKNARRQMLPKDFLQTFPQENQIIKLMLREKSEERPGASKLKAELEKWAQTFNAQNEHHRNATI, from the exons ATGGAAACTGGAAACGATGTCGCCAGACTAAACGAGTACGTGCAGAAAACAGGCTCCAGACTGCACTACGAGGACCTCGGATCTGTTGGACCCGACCATGTTAAAAC ATTCACTCAGAGGGTAGTCCTAAATGGTAAAGACTATCCTAATGGTGTGGGGAAGACCAAGAAGGAAGCCAAGCAAAACGCAGCTAAAAAAGCCCTGAGAGACTTGTTCGGGAGCAAACAAAAGGACTCAGTTGACACA ACGGGAAATACAGCAGAAGCTCCGACTGCACCAGTTCATCAGACAAGTATCACTCAATCCAACTATACATGTTGGCTCAATGAATATGGTCATAAGAACAGGTTGATTATAAGGGCTGTGGAGTCAACACAACCGGGACCATATGCCATTCC ATGCTGTAGCTTTGTGGTTGGTGAGAAGGAGTATCCAGCTGCCACTGGGCAAACAAGGAAGGAAGCTAAGGAGGAGGCAGCCAAGCTTGTATATCAAGAGATATCTGGTAGTAAAACTACAGAG ACTGCCGCAGCTCAACAACAGGAGGAACTAAATCAAAATGTGTCTGATATCTG TAATGAGACAAGACGTCTCAGTCTCAACTTTAAGGACAACAGCTTTACAGAGACAAACTACATCGGAATTGTGAACCACTactgtcagaaaaaaaacctctctCATAAATTTTTTGAAGAGAGGAGATGCGGTCCATCTCATAACCCTCA attTTTCTACAAATTAATAATCGACAACAAGGACTACCCTGTGGGTGAGGGTAAGAGTGCCAAGGAAGCCAAACAAAATGCAGCTCGGCTGGCCTGGTCTGCTCTCGAAGAACAGACAGACTGGGACAGCAAG GTGTCCGTCAGATCAACAGCGTCCGAGGGTGGTGGACCATCGCCATCAACTACCCT GGCGTCCCGTCAATCATCATCACAGAGCATGCCAACGGACACAAGTGACTCAATAATATTCACCGATCCATCAAACCCTTCTAAAGCTCAG ATGCCTTTAAGGTCAACTGTAGCTGAAGAGGATGCACCAACCAGTTGGTCAACTTCACT GGAGTCTCTTGCATCGTCACAAAGCATGTCAACGGGTACAAGTGGCTCAGGAATATTCACGGATTCATCGAACTCTTCCAAGGAACAG CATGCTGCCAAAGACCAGAACACGGGAAACATTCAGAATGAGACATCCGTCCGGTCaag GTTTACTTCAGACTTTGATTCCATGGAGTGTCTTGGCAGTGGAGGCTTTGGTTGTGTTTACAAGGCAAGAGATAAACTGCTGAACAAGCATTTTGCTGTAAAGATTGTCGACTCTGAAGA GAAAGCTCTTCGAGAGGTGGGGACACTATCAGACCTCAGCCACTGTAACATCGTCAGATACTACACATTCTGGATGGAAGATTCAGAATACAAATGTTCAACTGACCGTTCAGCTCGCAGATGCCGCCCTCCCCA ATCTACAGATAATTCATCAGCAAAGTACCTCTATATTCAGATGGAGTTATGCGACACCAAAACACTGAAAGCGTGGATTAATGAGAAGAACGCTCAGTCTCTGCAAGACTccaagagaagagaagaaagtcTAAGCATTGCTCGACAAATTGTTAGTGGAGTCGAGTATATTCACTCCAAGAAGCACATCCACAGGGACCTTAAG CCTGACAACATCCTGTTTGGACTGGATGGAGAAGTGAAGATTGGGGACTTTGGTCTGGTCACcagagatgatgatgacgatgctTTGGTGGAGAGAACCGAGAACAGAGGAACCGAATCTTACATGGCTCCTGAACAA AGGGAGAAGACCTATGACCGAAAAGTGGACATATTTGCTCTGGGGTTGATCTACTTGGAACTCCTTTGGAAAGTCTCTAGTGGCCACGAGAGAGCAGAG ATTTTGAAGAATGCCAGACGTCAGATGCTCCCCAAAGACTTTTTACAGACTTTTCCCCAGGAG aaCCAAATCATTAAGTTAATGCTGCGTGAGAAGTCAGAGGAGCGACCTGGAGCAAGTAAACTGAAGGCAGAGCTGGAGAAGTGGGCTCAGACATTCAACGCACAAAATGAGCATCACAGAAATGCAACTATCTGA